The following proteins are co-located in the Pseudomonas synxantha genome:
- a CDS encoding alginate O-acetyltransferase has translation MTRSLRVLYISLFMVLLLALGAWSLRSFLGFSTNADATVLNGRWTKAVETHYDDEFPIKRIGTNLWAALDYKLFNEGRPGVVLGRDHWLYSDEEFNPAVNEDQNLEGNYALVEGVRQKLKAQGIQLVMAIVPAKVRLYPEHLGEVKPASIHANLYQDFHARVAADQIIAPDLLGPLQQAKLGGKQVFLRTDTHWTPDGAEIAAKQLAKTIADKTPLSGEPQHFVTEAEKTEPHKGDLRLFLPLDPLFENLMPPKEPLEKRVTHLAETKGDDALFSDSETPVALVGTSYSANPNWNFVGALKQALGSDVVSYAEDGHGPILPMLSYLKSDDFKNNPPQVLIWEFPERYLPVNNEIGDADPSWVAQLKQAGSRQQNMASNTPAFKNQKPETPDRAQN, from the coding sequence ATGACCCGTTCATTACGCGTCCTCTACATCAGCCTGTTCATGGTGCTGTTGCTGGCCCTGGGCGCCTGGTCGCTGCGCAGTTTCCTGGGCTTCAGCACCAACGCCGATGCGACCGTGCTCAACGGTCGCTGGACCAAAGCCGTCGAGACTCATTACGACGACGAGTTCCCGATCAAGCGCATCGGCACCAACCTATGGGCAGCGCTGGACTACAAGCTGTTCAATGAAGGCCGCCCCGGCGTGGTGCTGGGCCGCGATCACTGGCTGTACAGCGACGAGGAATTCAACCCCGCCGTCAATGAAGACCAGAACCTGGAGGGCAACTACGCCCTTGTCGAAGGCGTGCGCCAGAAGCTCAAGGCCCAGGGCATCCAACTGGTGATGGCGATCGTGCCGGCCAAGGTGCGCCTGTACCCGGAACACCTGGGTGAAGTGAAACCGGCGAGCATTCACGCCAACCTGTACCAGGACTTCCACGCCCGGGTTGCCGCCGACCAGATCATCGCCCCGGACCTGCTCGGCCCGCTGCAACAGGCCAAGCTGGGCGGCAAGCAGGTGTTCCTGCGCACCGACACCCACTGGACCCCGGATGGCGCGGAAATCGCCGCCAAGCAACTGGCAAAGACCATTGCCGACAAGACCCCGCTGAGCGGCGAGCCGCAGCACTTTGTCACCGAGGCCGAGAAGACCGAGCCACACAAAGGCGACCTGCGTCTGTTCCTGCCCCTGGACCCGCTGTTCGAAAACCTGATGCCGCCCAAAGAGCCGCTGGAAAAACGCGTCACGCACCTGGCCGAAACCAAAGGCGACGACGCGCTGTTCAGCGACAGCGAAACCCCAGTGGCACTGGTGGGCACCAGCTACAGCGCCAACCCCAACTGGAACTTCGTCGGCGCCCTCAAGCAAGCCCTGGGCAGTGACGTGGTCAGCTACGCCGAAGACGGCCACGGCCCGATCCTGCCGATGCTCAGCTATCTGAAAAGCGACGACTTCAAGAACAACCCACCCCAGGTGCTGATCTGGGAATTCCCCGAACGCTATCTGCCCGTAAATAACGAAATCGGTGATGCCGACCCATCGTGGGTTGCGCAGCTTAAACAAGCCGGTTCGCGCCAACAGAACATGGCAAGCAACACACCTGCTTTTAAAAATCAGAAACCCGAGACGCCCGACCGGGCGCAAAACTGA
- a CDS encoding alginate O-acetyltransferase AlgF, with the protein MTFTTTPRRLAKTLAIAAGLSFVSMSAFAGGDAALYGPTAPKGSSFVRIYNASNQEVSATVGSTNLSDVAPLASSDFSFMPGGDYSAKVGSQTVPVKLAADHYYTLVNNSSGQPQLIEEPPFKNKQKSLVRVQNLSDKALTLKTADGKTDVVKSVAAKGRGEREINPVKVSLALYDGDKKVGDVKPVALERGEAAVLYVTGSGSSLSPVWVKRPVSTR; encoded by the coding sequence ATGACTTTCACTACAACTCCTCGTCGTCTCGCCAAGACCCTGGCCATCGCTGCCGGCCTGAGCTTCGTATCGATGTCCGCCTTCGCCGGTGGTGACGCCGCCCTGTACGGCCCAACCGCGCCAAAGGGTTCGAGCTTCGTGCGCATCTACAACGCCAGCAACCAGGAAGTCAGCGCCACCGTCGGCAGCACCAACCTCAGCGACGTGGCGCCATTGGCCAGCAGCGACTTCAGCTTCATGCCGGGCGGTGACTACAGCGCCAAGGTCGGCAGCCAGACCGTGCCGGTCAAACTCGCTGCCGATCACTACTACACCCTGGTCAACAACAGCAGCGGCCAGCCTCAGCTGATCGAAGAGCCGCCGTTCAAGAACAAGCAGAAATCCCTGGTACGCGTGCAGAACCTCAGCGACAAGGCCCTGACCCTGAAAACTGCCGACGGCAAGACCGATGTGGTCAAGTCGGTGGCCGCCAAGGGCCGTGGTGAACGCGAGATCAACCCGGTGAAGGTGAGCCTGGCGCTGTATGACGGCGACAAGAAGGTCGGCGATGTGAAGCCGGTGGCCCTGGAGCGCGGTGAGGCAGCGGTGCTGTACGTCACAGGTTCCGGTTCGAGCCTGTCGCCAGTCTGGGTCAAACGCCCGGTGTCGACCCGCTAA
- the algK gene encoding alginate biosynthesis TPR repeat lipoprotein AlgK, translating into MHQLHRSDAIAGKPAPTQSRSHTALAYCALALAVSLAGCAGLPDQRLANEALKRGDTVTAQQNYQQLADLGYSEAQVGLADIQVGTRDPAQIKQAEATYRAAADISPRAQARLGRLLVAKPGATEAEHHEAETLLKKAFANGEGNTLIPLAMLYLQYPHSFPNVNAQQQISKWQAAGYPEAGLAQVLLYRTQDTYDQHLDDVERICKAALNTTDICYVELATVYQKKAEPEKQAELLKQMEAGYSRGSVTAQRVDSVARVLGDASLGTPDEKTAQALLEKIAPAYPASWVSLAQLLYDFPEMGDVDQMMKYLDNGRAADQPRAELLLGKLYYEGKWVPADAKAAEAHFEKAVGREVAADYYLGQIYRRGYLGKVYPQKALDHLLTAARNGQNSADFAIAQLFSQGKGTKPDPLNAYVFSQLAKAQDTPEANDLATQLEAPLTPEQRAEGQRLVQQELAARGTLAQSTLQLHALQEEDGEESL; encoded by the coding sequence GTGCATCAGTTGCACCGCAGCGATGCCATCGCAGGCAAGCCAGCTCCCACACAGAGCAGATCCCACACTGCCCTGGCTTATTGCGCTCTGGCACTGGCAGTGAGCCTCGCCGGTTGCGCCGGCCTGCCCGACCAACGCCTGGCCAATGAAGCGCTCAAGCGCGGCGATACCGTCACCGCCCAGCAGAATTACCAGCAACTGGCAGACCTGGGCTACAGCGAGGCCCAAGTGGGCCTGGCTGATATCCAGGTAGGTACCCGTGATCCGGCGCAAATCAAACAGGCCGAAGCCACTTACCGTGCGGCCGCGGACATTTCGCCCCGTGCCCAGGCACGCCTCGGCCGCCTGCTGGTGGCCAAGCCCGGCGCCACCGAAGCTGAACACCATGAAGCCGAAACCCTGCTGAAAAAAGCCTTTGCCAATGGCGAAGGCAATACCCTGATCCCGCTGGCGATGCTGTACCTGCAATACCCGCACAGCTTCCCCAACGTGAATGCCCAGCAGCAGATCAGCAAATGGCAAGCGGCCGGTTACCCGGAAGCCGGCCTGGCCCAGGTGCTGCTGTATCGCACCCAGGACACTTACGACCAGCATCTGGATGATGTGGAGCGCATCTGCAAGGCCGCGTTGAACACCACCGATATCTGCTACGTCGAGCTGGCCACGGTCTACCAGAAAAAAGCCGAGCCGGAAAAACAGGCCGAGTTGCTCAAGCAGATGGAAGCAGGCTACAGCCGTGGCAGCGTCACCGCCCAGCGCGTCGACAGCGTCGCCCGCGTACTCGGTGATGCCAGCCTCGGCACGCCGGACGAAAAAACCGCCCAGGCTTTGCTTGAAAAAATCGCCCCTGCCTACCCGGCCTCCTGGGTCAGCCTGGCGCAACTGCTCTACGACTTCCCCGAAATGGGCGACGTCGACCAGATGATGAAGTACCTCGACAACGGCCGCGCCGCCGACCAGCCGCGCGCCGAACTGCTGCTGGGCAAGCTCTACTACGAAGGCAAGTGGGTGCCGGCCGACGCCAAGGCCGCCGAAGCCCACTTCGAAAAAGCCGTGGGCCGTGAAGTGGCCGCCGATTACTACCTCGGCCAGATCTACCGCCGTGGCTACCTGGGCAAGGTCTACCCGCAAAAAGCCCTGGACCACCTGCTGACCGCTGCGCGCAACGGCCAGAACAGCGCCGACTTCGCCATCGCCCAACTGTTTTCCCAAGGCAAGGGTACCAAGCCCGACCCATTGAACGCCTATGTCTTCAGCCAACTGGCCAAGGCCCAGGACACGCCAGAGGCCAATGACCTGGCTACCCAGCTCGAGGCGCCATTGACCCCTGAGCAACGCGCCGAAGGCCAACGCCTGGTGCAACAGGAACTGGCCGCCCGCGGCACCCTGGCCCAAAGCACGCTGCAACTGCACGCCCTGCAAGAAGAAGACGGCGAGGAATCCCTATGA
- the algG gene encoding mannuronan 5-epimerase AlgG → MGACAMNAQSLLVAAMLLASATAFADTTAKAPIIAKELQQAKTYTISSPPTAPLEMAKPALPDLSGYTAAAMEKKIVKTKPGKISVRRMMQEDALKDFIGGDNKMAEWVVRQHGIPQAIFVDDGYMNLKDLVGKLPKQYFSETSPGVFLAKLPIVVGRKGILDIDKNTQELRLSQQAGSFLINDGQLFVRDTKVTGWDEKANGPALFKSAKEFRPFLLAWGGTETYISKTKMASFGYANSKSYGVSISQYTPNMAKVLKRPEPTGWIIDSEFSDMWYGFYCYETTGFVIKGNTYKDNIVYGIDPHDRSHGLIIADNTVYGTKKKHGIIISREVNDSFIFNNRSYDNKLSGLVIDRNSVNNLIADNEIYRNHTDGITLYESGDNLLWGNKVIANRRHGIRVRNSVNIKLYENTSMANGLTGLYGHIKDLTDTDRDIALDPFDAKVSLIVVGGELAGNGSGPLSIDSPLSVELYRVSMLAPTKSSGISFNGILGERQEEILDLLVRQQKAVLIDPVERQTEMQD, encoded by the coding sequence ATGGGAGCCTGCGCCATGAATGCTCAAAGCCTACTCGTCGCGGCAATGCTGTTGGCCAGCGCCACAGCGTTCGCCGATACGACGGCCAAGGCGCCGATCATCGCCAAGGAACTGCAACAGGCCAAGACCTACACCATTTCCAGCCCGCCCACCGCGCCGCTGGAAATGGCCAAGCCTGCCCTGCCGGACCTGTCGGGCTACACCGCCGCAGCCATGGAAAAGAAGATCGTCAAGACCAAGCCGGGCAAGATCAGCGTGCGCCGCATGATGCAGGAAGACGCGCTCAAGGACTTTATCGGTGGCGATAACAAGATGGCCGAATGGGTAGTGCGCCAGCACGGCATTCCCCAGGCGATCTTTGTCGACGATGGCTACATGAACCTCAAGGACCTGGTGGGCAAGCTGCCCAAGCAGTACTTCAGCGAAACGTCGCCGGGTGTCTTTTTGGCCAAGCTGCCGATCGTGGTCGGGCGCAAGGGCATCCTCGATATCGACAAAAATACCCAGGAATTGCGTCTGTCCCAGCAAGCCGGCTCGTTTTTGATCAACGACGGCCAGCTGTTTGTGCGCGATACCAAGGTCACCGGTTGGGATGAAAAAGCCAACGGCCCGGCGCTGTTCAAGTCGGCCAAGGAATTCCGCCCGTTCCTGCTGGCCTGGGGCGGCACCGAGACCTATATCTCCAAGACCAAGATGGCCAGCTTCGGCTACGCCAACAGTAAGTCCTACGGGGTGAGTATTTCCCAGTACACGCCAAACATGGCCAAAGTGCTCAAGCGTCCTGAGCCGACCGGCTGGATCATCGACTCCGAGTTCTCGGACATGTGGTACGGCTTCTACTGCTACGAGACCACAGGCTTCGTGATCAAGGGCAATACCTACAAAGACAACATCGTCTACGGCATTGACCCCCATGACCGATCCCACGGCCTGATCATCGCCGACAACACGGTGTACGGCACCAAGAAGAAGCACGGCATCATCATTTCCCGGGAAGTGAACGACAGCTTCATCTTCAACAACCGCAGCTACGACAACAAGCTCTCGGGCCTGGTGATCGACCGTAACAGCGTGAATAACCTGATCGCCGACAACGAGATCTACCGCAACCACACCGACGGCATCACCCTCTATGAGAGCGGCGACAACCTGTTGTGGGGCAACAAGGTCATCGCCAATCGTCGCCACGGCATTCGTGTGCGTAACAGCGTGAACATCAAGCTCTACGAAAACACCTCGATGGCCAACGGCCTGACGGGACTCTACGGCCACATCAAGGACTTGACCGACACCGACCGCGACATTGCCCTCGACCCGTTCGACGCCAAGGTCTCGCTGATCGTGGTTGGTGGTGAACTGGCGGGCAACGGCAGCGGGCCGCTGTCCATAGATTCACCGCTGAGTGTCGAGCTGTACCGCGTGTCGATGCTGGCGCCGACCAAATCCAGCGGCATCAGCTTCAACGGCATTCTTGGCGAGCGCCAGGAAGAAATTCTCGACTTGCTGGTGCGCCAGCAGAAAGCCGTGCTGATCGACCCTGTCGAACGCCAGACCGAAATGCAGGACTGA
- a CDS encoding alginate export family protein translates to MKLNPFVKAGIGLTFALLWSCPTLAALTEAKNFGLEVKATAQSEDDRDLGTQKGGDVNGIGLDLRPWIYGESGAWSAYAMGQAVVSSDIIETDTLQQSADDTTEQSSNDDRKAKKNYLALREFWVGYSGFTPYPGEILKFGRQRLRNDDGQWRDTNIEALNWTFDTTLLKANVGAAERFSEYRTDLKELSPKDKDRQHFYADAAYQWTPGQWIGLRGHHTHDDGKLDYAEPGVATDPLDKRENGDLTWLGIEANSDAYNWRNTNTVNYWASITGMRGDRDTVNALNADGTRPTNAKRSDNVSGWATDLGVRLRLDPQWQVGAAYSRASAEYEQNGLQSNRSNWTGTQSRVHRFGEAYRGEMNNMQSMSLFGSWQLREDYDASLVYHKFWRVDGNKPVGSNGIDAVQNNTDDVTGAILSSTSLPLEDGKKDLGQEMDLVVTKYFKKGLLPAALSQSIDEPSALVRLRAGVFKPGDAYGSQVDSYMHRAFVDVVWKF, encoded by the coding sequence ATGAAGCTCAACCCATTCGTCAAGGCCGGCATCGGCCTGACCTTCGCCCTGCTGTGGTCGTGCCCGACCCTGGCCGCGCTGACCGAAGCCAAGAACTTCGGCCTGGAGGTCAAAGCCACTGCACAGTCCGAAGATGACCGCGACCTCGGCACCCAGAAAGGCGGCGACGTCAACGGCATCGGCCTCGACCTGCGCCCGTGGATCTACGGCGAAAGCGGCGCGTGGAGTGCCTACGCCATGGGCCAGGCCGTCGTGTCCAGCGACATCATCGAGACCGACACCTTGCAACAGTCGGCCGATGACACCACCGAACAATCGAGCAACGACGACCGCAAGGCCAAGAAAAACTACCTGGCCCTGCGCGAGTTCTGGGTTGGCTACAGCGGCTTCACGCCCTACCCCGGCGAGATCCTCAAGTTCGGTCGCCAGCGCCTGCGCAATGACGACGGCCAATGGCGCGACACCAACATCGAAGCGCTGAACTGGACCTTCGACACCACCCTGCTCAAGGCCAATGTCGGCGCCGCCGAACGTTTCAGCGAGTACCGCACCGACCTCAAGGAACTTTCGCCCAAGGACAAGGACCGCCAGCACTTCTACGCCGACGCCGCCTACCAGTGGACGCCGGGCCAGTGGATCGGCCTGCGCGGTCACCACACCCATGACGACGGCAAGCTCGACTACGCCGAACCAGGCGTGGCCACGGACCCGTTGGACAAACGCGAGAACGGCGACCTGACCTGGCTCGGCATCGAAGCCAACAGCGACGCCTACAACTGGCGCAATACCAACACCGTCAACTACTGGGCCAGCATCACCGGCATGCGCGGCGACCGCGACACCGTAAATGCCTTGAATGCCGACGGCACTCGTCCGACCAATGCCAAGCGCAGCGATAACGTGAGTGGCTGGGCCACCGACCTCGGCGTGCGCCTGCGTCTGGACCCGCAATGGCAAGTGGGCGCGGCCTACTCCCGCGCCAGTGCCGAGTACGAGCAGAACGGCCTGCAAAGCAACCGTTCGAACTGGACCGGCACCCAATCCCGCGTGCACCGCTTCGGCGAAGCGTATCGCGGCGAGATGAACAACATGCAGTCCATGAGCTTGTTCGGTTCCTGGCAGCTGCGCGAGGACTACGACGCCAGCCTGGTGTACCACAAGTTCTGGCGCGTGGACGGCAACAAGCCGGTGGGCAGCAACGGTATCGATGCGGTGCAGAACAACACCGATGACGTCACCGGCGCGATCCTCTCCAGCACGTCCCTGCCTCTGGAAGACGGTAAGAAAGACCTCGGCCAGGAGATGGACCTGGTGGTCACCAAGTACTTCAAGAAAGGCTTGCTGCCCGCCGCGCTGAGCCAGTCGATCGACGAGCCGTCGGCCCTGGTGCGCTTGCGTGCCGGCGTGTTCAAGCCGGGCGACGCCTATGGCAGCCAGGTCGACTCCTACATGCACCGCGCGTTTGTCGACGTGGTCTGGAAATTCTGA
- a CDS encoding MBOAT family O-acyltransferase has protein sequence MVFSSNVFLFLFLPIFLGLYYLSGQRYRNLLLLIASYVFYAWWRVDFLALFAAVTLWNYWIGLKVGAAGVRTKPAQRWLLLGVAVDLCILGYFKYANFGVDSINVMMKSAGLEPFILTHVLLPIGISFYIFESISYIIDVYRGDTPATRNLIDFAAFVAIFPHLIAGPVLRFRDLADQFNNRTHTLDKFSEGCTRFMQGFIKKVFIADTLAVVADHCFALQNPTTGDAWLGALAYTAQLYFDFSGYSDMAIGLGLMMGFRFMENFKQPYISQSITEFWRRWHISLSTWLRDYLYITLGGNRKGTLTTYRNLFLTMLLGGLWHGANITYIVWGAWHGMWLAIEKAIGLNTAPRSFNVLRWAFTFLLVVMGWVIFRAENLHVAGRMYGAMFSFGEWSLSELNRANLTGLQVATLVVAYATLAFFGLRDFYTNRPAQKTKPADPSLIKAVPGDNPGSIHEPGFSVGRDAAVQPAYWTAEWPRYAMRAAVLLLFVASILKLSAQSFSPFLYFQF, from the coding sequence ATGGTTTTCTCGTCCAATGTGTTCCTGTTTCTGTTCTTGCCGATCTTTCTCGGCTTGTACTACTTGAGCGGGCAACGCTATCGCAATCTGCTGCTGCTGATTGCCAGCTACGTGTTCTACGCCTGGTGGCGAGTGGACTTCCTGGCGCTGTTCGCCGCCGTCACGCTATGGAACTACTGGATCGGCCTCAAGGTCGGTGCCGCCGGCGTGCGTACCAAGCCGGCGCAGCGCTGGTTGCTGCTCGGCGTGGCAGTCGACCTGTGCATCCTCGGCTATTTCAAGTACGCCAACTTCGGCGTCGACAGCATCAACGTGATGATGAAGTCGGCGGGCCTGGAGCCTTTCATCCTCACCCACGTGCTGTTGCCGATCGGGATCTCGTTCTACATCTTCGAGTCCATCAGCTACATCATCGACGTGTACCGTGGCGATACCCCGGCGACCCGCAACCTGATCGACTTCGCGGCGTTCGTAGCAATCTTCCCGCACTTGATTGCCGGCCCGGTGTTGCGTTTCCGTGACCTGGCCGACCAGTTCAACAACCGCACCCACACCCTCGACAAGTTCTCCGAGGGTTGCACGCGGTTCATGCAGGGTTTCATCAAGAAAGTCTTTATTGCCGACACCCTGGCGGTGGTGGCCGACCATTGCTTCGCCCTGCAAAACCCCACCACCGGCGACGCCTGGCTGGGTGCACTGGCCTACACCGCGCAGCTGTACTTCGACTTCTCGGGCTACAGCGACATGGCCATCGGCCTGGGCTTGATGATGGGTTTCCGCTTCATGGAAAACTTCAAGCAGCCGTACATCAGCCAGTCGATCACCGAGTTCTGGCGGCGCTGGCACATCAGCCTCTCTACCTGGCTGCGTGATTACCTGTACATCACCCTGGGCGGCAACCGCAAAGGCACGCTGACCACCTACCGCAACCTGTTCCTGACCATGCTGCTCGGTGGCCTGTGGCACGGTGCCAACATCACCTACATCGTGTGGGGCGCCTGGCACGGCATGTGGCTGGCAATTGAAAAAGCCATCGGCCTGAACACCGCGCCGCGCAGCTTCAATGTGCTGCGCTGGGCCTTCACCTTCCTGCTGGTGGTGATGGGCTGGGTGATCTTCCGCGCTGAAAACCTGCACGTTGCCGGGCGTATGTACGGTGCGATGTTCAGCTTTGGCGAGTGGTCGCTGTCGGAACTCAACCGCGCCAATCTCACCGGGCTGCAAGTGGCGACCCTGGTGGTGGCCTACGCAACCCTGGCGTTCTTCGGCCTGCGCGACTTCTACACCAATCGCCCTGCCCAGAAAACCAAGCCGGCCGATCCGAGCCTGATCAAGGCGGTGCCTGGCGACAACCCCGGCAGCATCCACGAGCCTGGTTTCAGCGTGGGCCGTGACGCTGCCGTGCAACCGGCCTACTGGACCGCTGAATGGCCACGCTACGCCATGCGCGCCGCGGTGCTGCTGCTGTTCGTAGCGTCGATCCTGAAACTGTCGGCGCAGAGTTTCTCGCCGTTCCTTTACTTCCAATTCTGA
- a CDS encoding mannuronate-specific alginate lyase translates to MQKLLIPSLLGLAIFAGAANAAAPLRPPQGYFAPIEAFKTGDFKNDCDAMPAPYTGSLQFRSKYEGSDKARSTLNVQSEKAFRDSTADITKLEKDTSKRVMQFMRDGRPEQLECTLNWLATWARADALMSKDFNHTGKSMRKWALGSMASAYVRLKFSESQPLAKHPQESQQIEAWFNKLADQVVSDWDNLPLEKTNNHSYWAAWSVMATSIATNRRDLFDWAVKEYKVGANQVDAQGFLPNELKRQQRALSYHNYALPPLSMIASFALVNGVDLRQENNGALKRLGDKVLAGVKDPEIFEQKNGKEQDMKDLKEDMKFAWLEPFCTLYTCAPDVIERKHEMQPFKTFRLGGDLTKVYDPAHEKGKKGS, encoded by the coding sequence ATGCAAAAGTTATTGATTCCATCGTTGCTGGGCCTGGCGATCTTCGCCGGGGCAGCCAACGCCGCCGCGCCGCTGCGTCCGCCCCAGGGTTATTTCGCACCGATCGAAGCGTTCAAGACCGGCGACTTCAAGAATGACTGCGATGCCATGCCGGCGCCGTACACCGGCTCGCTGCAATTTCGCAGCAAGTACGAAGGTTCGGACAAGGCGCGTTCCACGCTGAATGTGCAATCCGAAAAGGCCTTTCGCGACAGCACCGCCGACATTACCAAGCTGGAAAAAGACACCAGCAAGCGCGTGATGCAATTCATGCGCGATGGCAGGCCCGAGCAGTTGGAATGCACCTTGAACTGGCTGGCTACTTGGGCTCGGGCGGATGCGTTGATGTCCAAGGACTTCAACCACACCGGCAAATCCATGCGCAAATGGGCACTGGGCAGCATGGCTTCAGCCTATGTGCGCCTGAAATTCTCCGAGTCGCAGCCGCTGGCCAAGCACCCGCAGGAATCCCAACAGATCGAAGCCTGGTTCAACAAGCTGGCCGACCAGGTGGTGAGCGACTGGGACAACCTGCCGCTGGAAAAAACCAACAACCACTCCTACTGGGCCGCCTGGTCGGTGATGGCGACTTCCATCGCCACCAACCGCCGCGACCTGTTTGATTGGGCGGTGAAGGAATACAAGGTCGGCGCCAACCAGGTCGATGCCCAAGGCTTTTTGCCGAACGAATTGAAGCGCCAACAGCGCGCCCTGTCGTATCACAACTACGCCCTGCCGCCGCTGTCGATGATCGCCAGTTTTGCCCTGGTCAACGGCGTGGACCTGCGCCAGGAAAACAACGGCGCACTCAAACGCCTGGGCGACAAGGTGCTGGCCGGGGTGAAAGACCCGGAGATCTTCGAGCAGAAGAACGGCAAAGAGCAGGACATGAAGGACCTCAAGGAAGACATGAAATTTGCCTGGCTTGAGCCCTTCTGCACGCTCTACACCTGCGCACCGGATGTGATCGAGCGCAAGCATGAGATGCAGCCGTTCAAGACATTCCGCCTGGGTGGCGACCTGACCAAGGTCTACGACCCGGCGCACGAAAAAGGCAAAAAAGGTTCCTGA
- a CDS encoding alginate O-acetyltransferase, whose protein sequence is MHPHMIKLLSLSGLTLGLLAASQGVRADEAKAPTFTAEPCCSLCPAAHDAKNYTTRYQQNFTTLVQAQGDWLFRTQEDLRTEFDTTPAGYKRMQQLHDAFKAKGVELVVVYQPTRGLVNRNKLNPEEKAKFDFDKALTNYKTMLGRFAKMGYVVPDLSPLTNEQLPDELPAHDFYFRGDQHWTPYGAQRTAKIVAAKVKQMPEYAEIPKREFETKRSGRMGKTGTLHNMAGQLCGTSYAIQYMDQFTTEPKGEAGDGDLFSDSGNPQITLVGTSHSGKNYNFAGFLQEEIGADILNVAFPGGGLEGSMIQYLGSDEFQKTPPKILIWEFSPLYRLDQETIYRQMMALLDNGCEGKTAQMSASTTLKPGKNELMVNSANKDLRNANHQVDIRFADPSVKTLQATLWYMNGRHEDIKIEKPETSDTDGRFAFELRTDEDWASQNLLAVEVQGPEQGAAAQKVEAKICTRNVFPAGGQQTASTGQ, encoded by the coding sequence ATGCACCCACACATGATCAAACTGCTGAGCCTCTCGGGTCTGACCCTCGGCCTGCTCGCGGCCAGCCAGGGCGTGCGCGCCGACGAAGCCAAGGCGCCGACCTTCACCGCCGAACCATGCTGCAGCCTGTGCCCGGCCGCCCATGACGCGAAGAACTACACCACGCGCTACCAGCAGAACTTCACCACCCTGGTCCAAGCCCAGGGCGACTGGCTGTTCCGTACCCAGGAAGACCTGCGCACCGAATTCGACACCACGCCCGCTGGCTACAAACGCATGCAGCAGTTGCACGATGCGTTCAAGGCCAAGGGCGTGGAACTGGTGGTGGTCTATCAGCCGACCCGTGGCTTGGTGAACCGCAACAAGCTCAACCCTGAAGAAAAAGCCAAGTTCGACTTCGACAAGGCCCTGACCAACTACAAGACCATGCTTGGCCGTTTCGCCAAGATGGGCTACGTGGTGCCGGACCTTTCGCCACTGACCAACGAGCAATTGCCGGACGAATTGCCGGCCCACGATTTCTACTTCCGCGGCGACCAGCACTGGACCCCGTACGGCGCCCAGCGCACGGCGAAAATCGTCGCGGCCAAGGTCAAGCAGATGCCTGAGTACGCCGAGATTCCCAAGCGCGAATTCGAGACCAAGCGCTCGGGCCGCATGGGCAAGACCGGCACCCTGCACAACATGGCCGGGCAACTGTGCGGCACCAGCTATGCGATTCAGTACATGGACCAGTTCACCACCGAGCCCAAGGGCGAAGCCGGTGACGGCGACCTGTTCAGCGATTCGGGCAACCCGCAGATCACCCTGGTGGGCACCAGCCACAGCGGCAAGAACTACAACTTCGCCGGCTTCCTCCAGGAGGAAATCGGCGCCGACATCCTTAACGTCGCCTTCCCCGGCGGTGGCCTGGAAGGGTCGATGATCCAGTACCTGGGCAGCGACGAATTCCAGAAGACTCCGCCGAAGATCCTGATCTGGGAATTCTCGCCGCTGTACCGCCTCGACCAGGAAACCATCTATCGCCAGATGATGGCGCTGCTGGACAACGGTTGCGAAGGCAAGACCGCGCAGATGTCCGCCAGCACCACCCTCAAGCCCGGCAAGAACGAGCTGATGGTCAACAGTGCCAACAAGGACCTGCGCAACGCCAACCACCAGGTCGATATCCGCTTCGCCGATCCGTCGGTGAAAACCTTGCAAGCCACCCTCTGGTACATGAACGGTCGCCACGAGGACATCAAGATCGAGAAACCCGAGACATCCGATACAGACGGGCGTTTCGCCTTTGAACTGCGCACCGATGAAGACTGGGCCTCGCAGAACTTGCTGGCCGTGGAAGTGCAGGGCCCGGAACAGGGTGCTGCCGCGCAGAAGGTCGAAGCGAAAATTTGCACACGAAACGTATTCCCAGCCGGCGGTCAACAAACCGCTTCAACCGGGCAATGA